The following proteins are encoded in a genomic region of Streptomyces lunaelactis:
- a CDS encoding MerR family transcriptional regulator, translated as MPTIKYYVREGMLPAGQLTSPNQASYDDAHERRLRLIRALLDVGGLKVAAIAEILAAVDDPGRTVHDVLGEATSPIVPRYPGGAPDGELEAAREDVRALVKRCGWRVDSEAPAAEALAGALVALGRVGHAAFAAEVLDDYAAAAEQVARVDLAYVGRRAGLDDLVESVVIGTVLGDAVFVSLRRLAHIDGSARAFGGDKTAR; from the coding sequence GTGCCGACGATCAAGTACTACGTACGGGAGGGAATGCTCCCGGCCGGGCAGCTGACCAGCCCGAACCAGGCGAGTTACGACGACGCGCACGAGCGCAGACTGCGGCTGATCCGCGCGCTGCTCGATGTGGGCGGGCTGAAAGTGGCGGCCATCGCGGAGATCCTCGCGGCGGTCGACGACCCCGGCAGGACCGTGCACGACGTACTCGGCGAGGCCACGAGCCCGATCGTCCCCAGGTATCCCGGTGGTGCGCCGGACGGGGAACTGGAGGCGGCGCGCGAAGATGTGCGGGCGCTGGTCAAGCGGTGCGGCTGGCGGGTCGACAGTGAGGCCCCGGCCGCGGAGGCACTCGCGGGCGCGCTGGTCGCGCTGGGCCGGGTCGGCCACGCGGCGTTCGCCGCCGAGGTGCTCGACGACTACGCGGCCGCGGCGGAACAGGTCGCCCGCGTGGACCTCGCGTATGTCGGGCGCCGGGCGGGCCTGGACGACCTCGTGGAGAGCGTGGTGATCGGCACGGTGCTGGGCGACGCGGTGTTCGTCTCACTGCGACGGCTGGCCCATATCGACGGCTCGGCCCGCGCGTTCGGGGGCGACAAGACCGCCCGGTGA
- a CDS encoding sigma-70 family RNA polymerase sigma factor, whose amino-acid sequence MKEAVHIGGPAPAGPDLQQLLGLVARGDQEAFSRVYDSVCGPVLGLVRAVLRDPAQSEEVTQEVLIEVWRTAARFQPSRGSAMTWILTLAHRRAVDRVRSAQSATDRERRAALLEQTPAYDEVIEQVEARLEREQVRRCLRSLTELQRQSVTLAYYRGLAYREVAELLSVPLGTVKTRLRDGLIRLRDCLGVTV is encoded by the coding sequence GTGAAGGAAGCAGTACATATCGGAGGCCCCGCCCCGGCGGGGCCCGATCTCCAGCAACTCCTCGGCCTGGTGGCCAGGGGTGACCAGGAGGCCTTCTCCCGTGTGTACGACTCGGTCTGCGGGCCGGTGCTCGGGCTGGTGCGCGCCGTACTGCGCGACCCCGCCCAGTCGGAGGAGGTGACCCAGGAAGTGCTGATCGAGGTCTGGCGTACGGCGGCTCGCTTCCAGCCGTCCCGCGGCTCGGCGATGACCTGGATACTCACGCTCGCCCACCGGCGGGCCGTGGACCGGGTGCGGTCGGCCCAGTCCGCCACCGACCGCGAGCGGCGAGCGGCACTCCTCGAGCAGACCCCCGCCTACGACGAGGTCATCGAGCAGGTCGAGGCCCGTCTCGAACGCGAGCAGGTGCGGCGCTGTCTGCGCTCCCTGACCGAGCTCCAGCGGCAGTCGGTGACGCTCGCGTACTACCGGGGGCTCGCCTACCGGGAAGTGGCCGAACTGCTCTCCGTGCCGCTGGGCACGGTCAAGACGAGACTGCGCGACGGGCTCATCCGGCTGCGCGACTGCCTGGGGGTGACCGTATGA
- a CDS encoding helix-turn-helix domain-containing protein: MAAKDAKDPKESAPLRVGAAVRRRRRVLDLTLATVAERSGLSVPFLSQIENERARPSMRSLHRVADALETTTGRLLAASDAARTVRLVRAPHGGALPPTARARRLVRGQHQLQALEFTGEQDAGREFEHRNDELMYVADGAAEVEAEGRAYRLARGDTLFLSGGVRHRWRATAPDTRIIVVTVSDHIETPEA; the protein is encoded by the coding sequence ATGGCAGCGAAGGACGCCAAGGACCCGAAGGAGTCGGCACCCCTTCGGGTGGGCGCGGCCGTCCGCAGACGGCGCAGAGTCCTGGATCTCACGCTGGCCACGGTCGCCGAGCGCAGCGGCCTCTCCGTCCCCTTCCTCAGCCAGATCGAGAACGAGCGGGCCCGCCCCAGCATGCGCTCGCTCCATCGGGTCGCCGACGCGCTGGAGACCACGACCGGCCGTCTGCTCGCCGCCTCCGACGCCGCCCGCACCGTCAGGCTCGTCCGCGCCCCGCACGGCGGTGCGCTGCCGCCCACCGCCAGGGCCCGCCGGCTCGTGCGGGGGCAGCATCAGCTGCAGGCCCTCGAATTCACCGGGGAGCAGGACGCGGGCCGCGAGTTCGAGCACCGCAACGACGAGCTGATGTACGTCGCCGACGGTGCGGCGGAGGTCGAGGCGGAGGGACGCGCCTACCGGCTGGCGCGGGGCGACACCCTCTTCCTTTCCGGTGGTGTACGGCACCGGTGGCGCGCGACCGCGCCCGACACCCGGATCATCGTCGTCACGGTCTCCGACCACATCGAGACGCCGGAGGCGTAG
- a CDS encoding 5'-3' exonuclease: MLLDTASLYFRAYFGVPDSVRAPDGTPVNAVRGLLDFITRLVQDHHPDDLVACWDNDWRPQWRVDLIPSYKAHRVAVETELGPDEEEIPDTLSPQVPVIMDVLEALGIARVGADGYEADDVIGTLTGRATGPVDIVTGDRDLFQLVDDARGRRVLYPLKGVGTLQVTDEAWLREKYGVDGPGYIDLALLRGDPSDGLPGVAGIGEKTAAKLLDSFGDLGGIMAAVDDPRAKLTPSQRKRLDEARDYVAVAPKVVRVAADVPLPDFDPALPSEPRDPATLEELASQWGLGGALQRLLSTLQG, encoded by the coding sequence ATGCTCCTCGACACCGCTTCCCTGTACTTCCGGGCCTATTTCGGGGTCCCCGATTCGGTACGGGCCCCCGACGGCACCCCGGTCAACGCCGTGCGCGGGCTGCTCGACTTCATCACCCGGCTGGTGCAGGACCACCACCCCGACGACCTGGTGGCCTGCTGGGACAACGACTGGCGGCCGCAGTGGCGGGTCGACCTGATCCCCTCGTACAAGGCGCATCGCGTCGCGGTGGAGACGGAGCTGGGGCCCGACGAGGAGGAGATCCCGGACACCCTCTCCCCCCAGGTCCCGGTGATCATGGACGTGCTCGAAGCGCTCGGCATCGCCCGTGTCGGCGCGGACGGGTACGAGGCGGACGATGTGATCGGCACCCTCACCGGGCGCGCCACCGGTCCGGTCGACATCGTCACCGGCGACCGCGACCTCTTCCAGCTCGTCGATGACGCCCGCGGCCGGCGGGTGCTCTATCCGCTGAAGGGCGTCGGGACGCTGCAGGTCACCGACGAGGCGTGGCTGCGCGAGAAGTACGGCGTCGACGGCCCGGGCTACATCGATCTGGCGCTGCTGCGCGGCGACCCGAGCGACGGGCTGCCGGGCGTGGCCGGGATCGGCGAGAAGACCGCGGCCAAGCTGCTGGACTCCTTCGGCGATCTGGGCGGGATCATGGCCGCCGTCGACGATCCGCGCGCCAAGCTGACGCCCTCGCAGCGCAAGCGGCTGGACGAGGCGCGGGACTATGTCGCGGTCGCGCCCAAGGTCGTCCGGGTCGCCGCGGACGTACCGCTGCCCGACTTCGACCCGGCGCTGCCCTCCGAGCCGCGCGATCCGGCGACGCTCGAGGAGCTCGCGTCCCAGTGGGGCCTCGGCGGCGCGCTGCAGCGGCTTCTGTCCACACTTCAGGGCTGA
- a CDS encoding siderophore-interacting protein, with the protein MAERPARKAAKAVKVRETRVVRTEQLTPHMVRVVLGGEGLAGFAVDEFTDYYIKLLFAPEGVTYPEPFDVDRIREEFPREQWPANRTYTVRSWDPVQRELTVDFVVHGDEGLAGPWAAKAQVGETMYILGPGGGYAPDPSADWHLLVGDESALPAIAASLERMPAGAVVHALVEVDGPDEEQKIVTPDGIEINWLHRGSRPAGEELVAAVTALDFPAGSVCAFVHGEAGFVRELRRHLRLDRQVPPEQLSISGYWRQGKTDEAWRAVKREWNEQVERETEKPSAA; encoded by the coding sequence GTGGCAGAACGACCGGCCCGCAAGGCAGCGAAGGCAGTCAAGGTCCGCGAGACGCGGGTGGTGCGCACCGAGCAGCTCACTCCGCACATGGTGCGGGTCGTCCTGGGCGGTGAGGGGCTCGCCGGGTTCGCCGTCGACGAGTTCACCGACTACTACATCAAACTGCTGTTCGCGCCCGAGGGCGTGACGTATCCGGAGCCGTTCGACGTGGACCGCATCCGCGAGGAGTTCCCGCGCGAGCAGTGGCCCGCCAACCGCACCTACACGGTACGGAGCTGGGACCCGGTCCAGCGTGAGCTGACGGTCGATTTCGTGGTGCACGGCGACGAGGGCCTGGCGGGCCCGTGGGCGGCGAAGGCCCAGGTGGGCGAGACGATGTACATTCTGGGCCCCGGCGGCGGCTACGCGCCGGATCCGTCGGCGGACTGGCACCTGCTGGTGGGTGACGAGAGCGCGCTGCCCGCGATCGCCGCGTCCCTGGAGCGGATGCCGGCGGGCGCGGTCGTGCATGCCCTTGTCGAGGTCGACGGACCCGACGAGGAGCAGAAGATCGTCACGCCCGACGGGATCGAGATCAACTGGCTGCACCGCGGGAGCCGGCCGGCCGGCGAGGAACTGGTCGCCGCGGTGACCGCGCTGGACTTCCCGGCGGGCAGCGTGTGCGCCTTCGTGCACGGCGAGGCCGGGTTCGTACGGGAGTTGCGCCGCCATCTGCGTCTGGACCGGCAGGTCCCGCCCGAGCAGCTGTCGATCTCGGGCTACTGGCGCCAGGGCAAGACCGACGAGGCGTGGCGCGCGGTGAAGCGCGAGTGGAACGAGCAGGTGGAGCGCGAGACGGAGAAGCCCTCGGCCGCCTGA
- a CDS encoding anti-sigma factor — protein MSSTADLHTLTGAYVLHALAPDERAEFERHLQMCPACTQEVRELAETVGRLGLAVAVAPPPALKQRVMRQVSTERQDPPRVSRRARPGRALSRFALAACLAAAAGLGGVAVWQYQEVQDARQEAQRSQRQAEELASVLAAPDARVTTGKLTDGATGTVVVSRARNKAAFLASGMPKPPQGKVYQLWFSDGGKMRPAGLMDPAAATSAVLMNGPVGAAVAMGITVEPAGGSPEPTSDPLALLNFPA, from the coding sequence ATGAGCAGCACCGCTGATCTGCACACGCTGACCGGCGCCTATGTGCTGCACGCACTGGCGCCCGACGAGCGTGCCGAATTCGAGCGGCATCTGCAGATGTGCCCCGCCTGCACCCAGGAGGTGCGCGAACTGGCCGAAACCGTGGGCCGGTTGGGGCTCGCGGTGGCCGTTGCTCCGCCGCCCGCGCTCAAGCAGCGCGTGATGCGTCAGGTGTCCACCGAGCGCCAGGATCCGCCGCGGGTCTCGCGACGGGCCCGCCCCGGCCGAGCGCTGTCGCGCTTCGCGCTGGCAGCCTGTCTCGCCGCTGCCGCCGGCCTCGGCGGGGTGGCCGTCTGGCAGTACCAGGAGGTCCAGGACGCACGCCAGGAGGCGCAGCGCTCGCAGCGCCAGGCCGAGGAGCTGGCCTCGGTGCTCGCGGCGCCGGACGCCAGGGTGACCACCGGGAAGCTGACGGACGGTGCGACCGGCACCGTGGTCGTGTCGCGCGCCAGGAACAAGGCCGCGTTCCTCGCCTCCGGGATGCCGAAGCCGCCGCAGGGCAAGGTCTACCAACTCTGGTTCAGCGACGGCGGAAAGATGCGGCCGGCCGGTCTGATGGACCCGGCGGCCGCCACCAGCGCCGTGCTGATGAACGGGCCGGTGGGCGCGGCCGTGGCCATGGGCATCACGGTCGAACCGGCGGGCGGCTCCCCCGAGCCGACCTCGGACCCGCTTGCCCTGCTGAACTTCCCCGCCTGA
- a CDS encoding TDT family transporter, which produces MVIAVQPRTHAAASVLAAVRLPSLRHFGPNWYATVMGTAIVANAGAALPVDIPGLRTARTAVWALSAVLLAVVLAARAAHWAHHRDQARAHLLDPAVAPFYGCLSMALLAVGIGTLTVGEGVIGEPAAVATAATLFGAGTLTGLAAAVVVPYLMVVRHKVAPGTASPVWLLPVVAPMVSASFGPLLVPHLPAGQWREAMLLGSYAMFGVSLLASLLILPMVFARLVHHGPLPLALTPTLFLVLGPLGQSTTALSKLADVAPGAIRAPYAEGLAAFAVIYGVPVMGFALMWLALAGAMVVRAARGGMPFALTWWAFTFPVGTCVTGAEGLARHTGLVALEWLAVGLYAFLVAAWAVTGVRTLCGLFGGALLAAPVKNGSTGVGAHRCRCAPTS; this is translated from the coding sequence ATGGTCATCGCCGTGCAGCCCCGTACCCACGCCGCCGCCTCCGTCCTCGCGGCCGTACGCCTGCCGTCGCTCCGCCACTTCGGCCCCAACTGGTACGCGACCGTCATGGGCACCGCCATCGTCGCGAACGCCGGTGCCGCCCTGCCCGTCGACATCCCCGGCCTGCGGACGGCCCGCACCGCGGTGTGGGCGCTGTCCGCCGTACTGCTGGCCGTCGTCCTGGCCGCCCGCGCCGCGCACTGGGCCCACCACCGCGACCAGGCCCGCGCGCACCTCCTCGACCCGGCGGTCGCGCCCTTCTACGGCTGTCTGTCGATGGCGCTGCTGGCCGTCGGCATCGGCACCCTGACCGTGGGCGAAGGCGTGATCGGCGAACCCGCGGCCGTGGCGACGGCGGCCACGCTCTTCGGCGCCGGCACCCTCACAGGGCTCGCCGCCGCCGTGGTCGTCCCGTATCTGATGGTCGTACGCCACAAGGTCGCGCCCGGCACGGCCTCTCCCGTGTGGCTGCTGCCCGTCGTCGCCCCGATGGTCTCCGCGTCCTTCGGCCCTCTCCTGGTCCCCCATCTGCCTGCCGGGCAGTGGCGGGAGGCGATGCTGCTGGGGAGCTACGCGATGTTCGGGGTCAGCCTGCTGGCCTCGCTGCTCATCCTGCCGATGGTCTTCGCCCGGCTGGTCCACCACGGCCCGCTGCCCCTCGCGCTGACCCCCACCCTCTTCCTGGTGCTCGGCCCGCTCGGCCAGTCGACCACCGCGCTCAGCAAGCTGGCGGACGTGGCGCCGGGCGCGATCCGGGCACCGTATGCCGAAGGGCTCGCCGCCTTCGCCGTGATCTACGGCGTCCCCGTGATGGGCTTCGCCCTGATGTGGCTGGCGCTTGCCGGTGCGATGGTCGTGCGGGCCGCGCGCGGCGGCATGCCGTTCGCGCTGACCTGGTGGGCCTTCACCTTCCCCGTCGGCACCTGCGTGACCGGCGCGGAGGGCCTGGCGCGCCACACCGGCCTGGTGGCCCTCGAATGGCTCGCGGTCGGCCTGTACGCGTTCCTCGTCGCCGCATGGGCGGTGACCGGCGTCCGTACGTTGTGCGGCCTGTTCGGCGGAGCGCTGCTCGCAGCGCCTGTGAAGAATGGCTCGACGGGTGTGGGCGCGCACCGATGCCGGTGCGCGCCCACATCATGA
- a CDS encoding helical backbone metal receptor, which yields MRVVSLVPSLTEAVAVSAPGLLVGATDWCSHPADLEVVRIGGTKNPDAAAVLRLRPDLVIANEEENREPDLAALREAGIEVLVTEVRDLGQAFAELERVLVAGCGLTRPRWLDEAEAAWASAVPLGEWRAIVPVWRRPWMVLGRDTFAGDLLGRLGVGNVYAGHAERYPRISLEELRDCGAQLAVLPDEPYRFAANDGPEAFPALPAALVSGRHLTWYGPSLAEAPSVLGVALRRATRQLG from the coding sequence ATGCGGGTCGTCTCCCTGGTGCCCTCGCTGACCGAGGCCGTGGCCGTGAGTGCCCCCGGGCTGCTGGTCGGCGCCACCGACTGGTGCAGCCATCCGGCGGACCTCGAAGTCGTACGGATCGGGGGCACCAAGAACCCGGATGCGGCGGCGGTGCTCCGGTTGCGCCCCGATCTCGTCATCGCGAACGAGGAGGAGAACCGGGAGCCGGATCTGGCCGCCCTGCGGGAGGCGGGCATCGAGGTGCTCGTCACCGAAGTGCGCGATCTGGGGCAGGCGTTCGCCGAGCTGGAGCGGGTGCTCGTGGCCGGGTGCGGGCTTACGCGGCCGCGCTGGCTGGACGAGGCGGAGGCGGCGTGGGCTTCTGCCGTACCGCTGGGCGAGTGGCGCGCGATCGTGCCCGTCTGGCGGCGGCCGTGGATGGTGCTCGGCCGTGACACCTTCGCAGGTGATCTGCTCGGCCGGCTCGGTGTGGGCAATGTGTACGCGGGTCACGCCGAGCGTTATCCGCGTATCTCTCTGGAAGAACTGCGGGACTGCGGCGCCCAGTTGGCGGTGCTGCCCGACGAGCCGTACCGCTTCGCGGCGAACGACGGGCCGGAGGCCTTTCCGGCGCTGCCGGCCGCGCTGGTCAGTGGCCGGCACCTGACCTGGTACGGGCCGTCGCTGGCCGAGGCGCCCTCGGTGCTCGGCGTGGCGCTGCGACGGGCGACCCGGCAGCTGGGCTGA
- a CDS encoding SAM-dependent methyltransferase: MSVSVSPASSRAASVDPWNWPDVARLPHASRLRTVAAERLVRHTLGRLPLRVRFGGGEPIGLGGPLMEVHDLQAFFRRIGAAGPTGLGESYMAGEWEARDLVRVLTVLAEHEATLFPAPLRRRRGTWTLRRQAGHRRGPERSGDNVRRHCARSSELSALFLDETLSYSSALFRGFPAERNLLPAAQHRKIDRLLDLAQVGSGTQLLEIGTGWGELAIRAGQRGARVLTVTLSREQQALAQRRVREAGLEGRVTVLLREYGKVLGRYDAIVSVETIETVAEERRPEYFMMLDRLLVPGGRIALQTITVPHERLPEARTAFAWIQKYIPSAALPPSAEAIEQLVHGCTGLRVAACDGFGPHYAETLRLWRQRFTQRAAEVAALGLDETFHRMWTFYLARTEAGFRAGHLDVGQLLLTKDEMAA; this comes from the coding sequence GTGAGCGTCTCCGTGTCCCCAGCATCGTCGAGAGCCGCGTCCGTCGACCCGTGGAACTGGCCCGATGTGGCCCGCCTGCCCCACGCTTCCCGGCTGCGGACCGTCGCCGCCGAACGGCTCGTCCGGCACACGCTCGGCAGGCTGCCGCTGCGCGTGCGCTTCGGGGGCGGCGAGCCGATCGGCCTGGGCGGGCCGCTCATGGAAGTGCACGACCTGCAGGCCTTCTTCCGCCGTATCGGCGCCGCCGGACCCACCGGCCTCGGCGAGTCGTACATGGCGGGCGAATGGGAGGCGCGCGACCTCGTCCGAGTGCTGACCGTGCTCGCCGAGCATGAGGCGACCCTCTTTCCCGCGCCGCTCCGACGGCGGCGCGGGACCTGGACGCTCCGCCGCCAGGCCGGGCATCGCAGGGGACCCGAGCGCTCGGGCGACAACGTCCGCCGCCACTGCGCTCGGTCGAGCGAACTGTCCGCGCTCTTCCTCGACGAGACCCTCTCGTACTCCTCCGCCCTCTTCCGCGGCTTCCCGGCCGAACGGAATCTGCTGCCCGCGGCGCAGCACCGCAAGATCGACCGGCTGCTCGACCTGGCGCAGGTCGGATCCGGCACCCAGCTGCTGGAAATCGGCACCGGCTGGGGTGAGTTGGCGATCCGGGCGGGTCAGCGCGGCGCGCGCGTCCTGACCGTGACCCTCTCGAGGGAGCAACAGGCGCTGGCGCAGCGGCGCGTACGCGAAGCGGGGCTGGAGGGCAGGGTGACCGTCCTGCTGCGCGAATACGGCAAGGTGCTCGGCCGGTACGACGCGATCGTCAGCGTGGAGACGATCGAGACCGTCGCCGAGGAGCGCCGGCCGGAGTACTTCATGATGCTGGACCGGCTGCTCGTGCCCGGCGGGCGGATCGCGCTTCAGACGATCACCGTGCCGCACGAGCGCCTGCCGGAGGCCCGCACCGCCTTCGCGTGGATCCAGAAGTACATCCCCTCCGCCGCGCTGCCGCCCTCGGCCGAGGCGATCGAGCAGCTCGTCCACGGCTGCACCGGACTGCGGGTGGCGGCATGCGACGGCTTCGGCCCGCACTATGCCGAGACGCTGCGCCTGTGGCGCCAACGTTTCACCCAACGCGCCGCCGAGGTCGCGGCCCTCGGCCTCGACGAGACCTTCCACCGGATGTGGACCTTCTATCTCGCCCGCACCGAAGCGGGGTTTCGCGCCGGCCATCTCGATGTGGGGCAACTGCTCCTGACGAAGGATGAGATGGCTGCGTAG
- a CDS encoding S8 family serine peptidase produces MPKTFGIALLALVLAAASPTPAVAQTAASPTPAVAKASAQSDQIPGRYIVTLKDTAAPDGAEMNEAVDTAVEQASTLGARVQHVYRYALHGYSASMSPSVAATLADDPRVRSVEPDRLVHATAQSTPTGVDRAEADKSPTAAIDGVDTRVNADVAVIDTGIAPNHPDLNVYRAGGKNCWLSLLPPSDFHGHGTHVAGTIGALDNGTGVVGTAPGVRLWPVQVLSPLGSGSTSNVICGIDHVTEHADEIDVANMSLGGSGTDDGNCGKTNNDAMHQAICNSVAQGVTYAVAAGNDHSDAANMVPAAYDEVITVSALADFDGKPGGLAGATCRSDVDDTFANFSNYGPDVDLIAPGVCIRSTSSSGGYTTMSGTSMAAPHVAGGAALYRATHPGASPQTVKAALQAAGSFDWTWPSQDGDGTKERLLRLTSF; encoded by the coding sequence ATGCCTAAAACTTTCGGTATCGCCCTCCTTGCGCTCGTGCTTGCGGCCGCATCGCCGACCCCCGCGGTGGCCCAGACGGCCGCATCACCGACCCCCGCGGTGGCGAAGGCGTCCGCACAATCCGACCAGATCCCCGGCCGGTACATCGTGACCCTCAAGGACACAGCCGCCCCCGACGGTGCCGAGATGAACGAGGCTGTGGACACGGCTGTCGAGCAGGCCTCCACCCTGGGTGCCAGGGTGCAGCACGTGTACCGCTACGCCCTTCACGGCTACTCGGCGTCCATGAGCCCGAGCGTCGCAGCCACGCTCGCCGACGACCCCCGGGTGCGTTCGGTGGAGCCCGACCGGCTGGTGCATGCCACCGCCCAGTCGACCCCGACCGGAGTGGACCGGGCGGAGGCCGACAAGAGCCCCACCGCGGCCATCGACGGTGTCGACACCCGGGTGAACGCCGACGTCGCGGTCATCGACACCGGAATCGCCCCGAACCACCCCGACCTGAATGTGTACCGGGCCGGTGGCAAGAACTGCTGGCTGTCCTTGCTGCCCCCCTCCGACTTCCACGGCCATGGCACGCATGTCGCCGGAACCATCGGCGCCCTGGACAACGGCACCGGCGTGGTCGGTACGGCACCGGGTGTCCGGCTCTGGCCGGTGCAGGTGCTCAGCCCCCTCGGCAGCGGCAGCACCTCGAACGTCATCTGCGGCATCGACCACGTCACCGAGCACGCCGACGAGATCGACGTCGCCAACATGAGCCTGGGCGGATCGGGCACCGACGACGGCAACTGCGGCAAGACCAACAACGACGCCATGCACCAGGCGATCTGCAATTCCGTCGCTCAGGGCGTCACATACGCGGTGGCGGCCGGCAACGACCACTCCGACGCCGCGAACATGGTTCCCGCCGCATACGACGAAGTGATCACCGTCAGTGCCCTGGCCGACTTCGACGGCAAGCCGGGCGGCCTCGCCGGGGCGACGTGCCGCAGCGACGTGGACGACACCTTCGCCAACTTCTCCAACTACGGCCCCGATGTCGACCTGATCGCGCCGGGCGTGTGCATCCGCTCCACCTCCAGCAGCGGCGGCTACACCACGATGTCCGGCACCTCGATGGCCGCGCCCCACGTCGCGGGCGGCGCAGCCCTGTACCGGGCCACCCACCCCGGCGCATCGCCCCAGACCGTCAAGGCGGCTCTGCAGGCTGCCGGCAGCTTCGACTGGACATGGCCGTCCCAGGACGGTGACGGAACCAAGGAGCGCCTGCTCAGACTCACGTCCTTCTGA
- a CDS encoding cryptochrome/photolyase family protein encodes MSVAVMLFTSDLRLHDQPALRAAVRGADAVVPLFVLDPGIRRAGFDAPNRRAFLADCLASLDAGLHERGGRLVVRIGGVVEQVCRVVVESGARSVHIAAGFSAYAVRREERLREALTALRCVLHVHDGVSTALPPGQVAPADRDHFAVFATYFTSWQAAGLRETVAAPDSVPVPELAGHPLPKRTAVTGVSPGLAKGGEREGRRRLSAWLADGSAGIGAYEERPKDLAGDASSRLSPHLHFGTLSATELVHRARREGGPAADAFVRQLAWRDFHHQVLAARPDAAHADYRARGDHWRGDEKEIDAWKGGRTGCPIVDAAMRHLLYEGWMPGRGRLLAASYLTKTLYVDWRIGARHFLDLLVDGDIADNQLNWQWVAGTGTDTRPNRVLDPLAQAKRIDPHGDYVRRWVPELAHLAAPAIHQPWKLDGLDRARLDYPDPLVDQAEGRARFERARGLG; translated from the coding sequence ATGAGTGTCGCGGTCATGCTCTTCACCTCCGATCTGCGGCTGCACGACCAGCCGGCGCTGCGTGCGGCAGTGCGCGGCGCCGACGCGGTGGTGCCGCTGTTCGTACTGGATCCGGGCATACGGAGAGCGGGCTTCGACGCGCCCAACCGCCGCGCCTTCCTGGCCGACTGCCTGGCCTCGCTCGATGCCGGGCTGCACGAACGCGGCGGGCGGCTCGTCGTCCGTATCGGCGGTGTCGTCGAGCAGGTCTGCCGGGTGGTCGTCGAGAGCGGCGCCCGCTCGGTGCATATCGCGGCCGGGTTCAGCGCCTACGCCGTACGCAGGGAGGAGCGGCTGCGCGAGGCGCTGACGGCGCTCCGGTGCGTCCTGCACGTCCATGACGGGGTGAGCACCGCGCTGCCGCCGGGGCAGGTCGCCCCCGCCGACCGCGACCACTTCGCGGTGTTCGCCACGTATTTCACCAGCTGGCAGGCGGCCGGGCTGCGCGAGACCGTGGCGGCGCCGGACTCGGTACCGGTCCCCGAGCTCGCCGGGCATCCGCTGCCCAAGCGCACCGCGGTGACCGGGGTGTCTCCCGGGCTCGCCAAGGGCGGGGAGCGGGAGGGCCGGCGGCGGCTGAGCGCGTGGCTCGCCGACGGGAGCGCGGGCATCGGGGCGTACGAGGAGCGGCCGAAGGATCTGGCGGGCGACGCTTCCTCCCGGCTCTCCCCGCATCTGCACTTCGGCACGCTGTCGGCCACCGAACTCGTCCACCGGGCGCGCCGCGAGGGCGGACCCGCCGCCGACGCCTTCGTACGGCAGCTGGCCTGGCGGGACTTCCACCACCAGGTTCTCGCGGCCCGGCCCGACGCGGCGCACGCCGACTACCGTGCGCGCGGGGATCACTGGCGCGGCGACGAGAAGGAGATCGACGCCTGGAAGGGGGGCCGCACAGGCTGCCCGATCGTGGACGCGGCGATGCGCCACCTGCTGTACGAGGGCTGGATGCCGGGCCGCGGGCGGCTGCTGGCGGCGAGCTATCTCACCAAGACCCTGTACGTGGACTGGCGCATCGGCGCCCGGCACTTCCTGGACTTGCTGGTGGACGGGGACATCGCCGACAACCAGCTCAACTGGCAGTGGGTGGCGGGCACCGGGACGGACACGCGCCCCAACCGGGTCCTCGATCCGCTCGCCCAGGCGAAGCGCATCGACCCGCACGGCGACTACGTACGCCGCTGGGTTCCGGAGCTGGCGCACCTGGCCGCGCCCGCGATCCATCAGCCGTGGAAGCTCGACGGGCTGGACCGGGCGAGGCTGGACTACCCCGATCCACTGGTGGACCAGGCGGAGGGACGGGCGAGGTTCGAGCGGGCGCGGGGACTGGGCTGA